One window from the genome of Nomascus leucogenys isolate Asia chromosome 12, Asia_NLE_v1, whole genome shotgun sequence encodes:
- the MUC1 gene encoding LOW QUALITY PROTEIN: mucin-1 (The sequence of the model RefSeq protein was modified relative to this genomic sequence to represent the inferred CDS: inserted 3 bases in 3 codons), giving the protein MTPGTQSLFFLLLLLTVLTATTAPKPTTVVTGSGHASSTPGGEKETSATQRSSMPSSTEKKVVSMTSSVLSSHSPSSGSSTTQGQDVTLAPAMEPASGSAATWGQDVTSVPVTRPAPGSTTSPAQDVTSAPDSKPAPGSTAPAAHITSAPDMRPAPGSTAPQPTASPRPTTARPPPPAHGVTSAPDTRPAPGSTTSPAQDVTSXPDSKPAPAPPPPPPHRPAPGSTXPPAHGVTSAQDTRPAPGSTAPQAHVTSALDTTPALGSTAPPAHGVTSAPGSTAPPAHGVTSAQDTRPAPGSTAPPAHGVTSAPGSTAPPAHGVTSALDTRPTLGSTAPPVHGVTSAPDTRPTLGSXAPPAHGVTSAPGSTAPPAHGVTSAPGSTAPPAHGVTSALDTRPTLGSTAPPVHGVTSAPDTRPTLGSTAPPVHNVTSASGSASGSASTLVHNGTSARATTTPASKSTPFSIPSHHSDTPTTLTSHSTKTDASSTHHSTVSPLTSSNHSTSPQLSIGVSFFFLSFHISNLQFNSSLEDPSTNYYQELQRDISELILQIYKQGDFLGVSNIKFRPGSVVVQSTLAFREGTTNVHDVEAQFNQHKTEAASRYNLTISDVSVSDVPFPFSAQSGAGVPGWGIALLVLVCVLVALAIVYLIALAVCQCRRKNYGQLDIFPARDAYHPMSEYPTYHTHGRYVPPSSINRSPYEKVSEGNGGSSLSYTNPAVAATSANL; this is encoded by the exons ATGACACCGGGCACCCagtctcttttcttcctgctgctgctcctcacAGTGCTTACAG CTACCACAGCCCCTAAACCCACAACAGTTGTTACAGGTTCTGGTCACGCAAGCTCTACCCCAGGTGGAGAAAAGGAGACTTCGGCTACCCAAAGAAGTTCAATGCCCAGCTCTACTGAGAAGAAGGTTGTGAGTATGACCAGCAGTGTACTCTCCAGCCACAGCCCCAGTTCAGGCTCCTCCACCACTCAGGGACAGGACGTCACTCTGGCCCCAGCCATGGAACCAGCCTCAGGTTCAGCTGCCACCTGGGGACAGGATGTCACCTCGGTCCCAGTCACCAGGCCAGCCCCGGGCTCCACCACCTCACCAGCCCAAGATGTCACCTCAGCCCCGGACAGCAAGCCAGCCCCAGGCTCCACCGCCCCCGCAGCCCACATCACCTCAGCCCCGGACATGAGGCCGGCCCCGGGCTCCACCGCCCCCCAGCCCACGGCGTCACCTCGCCCCACCACCGCCCGGCCCCCCCCCCCAGCCCACGGCGTCACCTCAGCCCCGGACACCAGGCCGGCCCCGGGCTCCACCACCTCACCAGCCCAAGATGTCACCT GCCCGGACAGCAAGCCAGCCCCGGCTCCACCGCCCCCCCCCCCTCACCGCCCAGCCCCCGGCTCCA GCCCCCCAGCCCACGGCGTCACCTCGGCCCAGGACACCAGGCCCGCCCCGGGCTCCACCGCCCCCCAAGCCCACGTCACCTCAGCCCTGGACACCACGCCCGCCTTGGGCTCCACCGCCCCCCCAGCCCACGGTGTCACCTCGGCCCCGGGCTCCACCGCCCCCCCAGCCCACGGCGTCACCTCGGCCCAGGACACCAGGCCGGCCCCGGGCTCCACCGCCCCCCCAGCCCATGGCGTCACCTCGGCCCCGGGCTCCACCGCCCCCCCAGCCCACGGTGTCACCTCGGCCCTGGACACCAGGCCCACCTTGGGCTCCACCGCCCCCCCAGTCCACGGTGTCACCTCGGCCCCGGACACCaggcccaccttgggct ccgCCCCCCCAGCCCACGGCGTCACCTCGGCCCCGGGCTCCACCGCCCCCCCAGCCCACGGCGTCACCTCGGCCCCGGGCTCCACCGCCCCCCCAGCCCACGGTGTCACCTCGGCCCTGGACACCAGGCCCACCTTGGGCTCCACCGCCCCTCCAGTCCACGGTGTCACCTCGGCCCCGGACACCAGGCCCACCTTGGGCTCCACCGCCCCTCCAGTCCACAATGTCACCTCGGCCTCAGGCTCTGCATCAGGCTCAGCTTCCACTCTGGTGCACAACGGCACCTCTGCCAGGGCTACCACAACCCCAGCCAGCAAGAGCACTCCATTCTCAATTCCCAGCCACCACTCTGATACTCCTACCACCCTTACCAGCCATAGCACCAAGACTGATGCCAGTAGCACTCACCATAGCACGGTATCTCCTCTCACCTCCTCCAATCACAGCACTTCTCCCCAGTTGTCTATTGgggtctctttctttttcctgtcttttcacatttcaaaccTCCAGTTTAATTCCTCTCTGGAAGATCCCAGCACCAACTACTACCAAGAGCTGCAGAGAGACATTTCTGAATTG ATTTTGCAGATTTATAAACAAGGGGATTTTCTGGGCGTCTCCAATATTAAGTTCAG GCCAGGATCTGTGGTGGTACAATCGACTCTGGCCTTCCGAGAAGGTACCACCAATGTCCACGACGTGGAGGCACAGTTCAATCAGCATAAAACGGAAGCAGCCTCTCGATATAACCTGACGATCTCAGACGTCAGCG TGAGTGATGTGCCATTTCCTTTCTCTGCCCAGTCTGGGGCTGGGGTGCCAGGCTGGGGCATTGCGCTGCTGGTGCTGGTCTGTGTTCTGGTTGCGCTGGCCATCGTCTATCTCATTGCCTTG GCTGTCTGTCAGTGTCGCCGAAAGAACTATGGGCAGCTGGACATCTTTCCAGCCCGGGATGCCTACCATCCTATGAGCGAGTACCCCACCTACCACACCCATGGGCGCTATGTGCCCCCTAGCAGTATCAATCGTAGCCCCTATGAGAAG GTTTCTGAAGGTAATGGTGGCAGCAGCCTCTCTTACACAAACCCAGCAGTGGCAGCCACCTCTGCCAACTTGTAG